The stretch of DNA GCTGGACGTAGACGCCGCGGCCATCGAAGGGGTGACGAAGGTGGACAGCCCCGAGGTGGAGAGCGTCGAGACCAGCGTGCACGGCGAGGGGCTTGAGGGAGGCAAGGTCTCGCAGGTCACGGTGCACTTCAAGCGGCCCACCATCCATGAACTCAAGATGCAAGGCAACGATCTGATCGTCGAGCTCCGGGCCGATCCGGCCCATCCGGCCTTCCCCGAGAGCGTCGTCGCGTCCGCGCCCGCTCTGGAGCCTCTCGAGGAAGCCGCCCCGGCCGGCCCGACGCCCGAGGAGCAGGCGGCTCTCGCCAAGGCCAGGCCGGCGACGGCGCTTCTGTCGGTCGTCGCCAAGGGCCCCGACTCCCAGCGGACCGTCCAGCTCAAGACGAACGGCAAGGTGAGCTACAAGGCGTTCGAGCTGAAGAACCCCGAGCGGCTGGTGATCGACATGGAGGGGATCCGGTCGCAGGTGCCGCCGGCGCAGCGCTCGATGCAGCCGAAATCCGATTTCCTCGAGAAGATCCGCGTGGCCCAGTTCGCGACCGCGCCGCAGCCGGTGGCCCGGGTCGTCTTCGACATGAAGTCGAGCCGCGCTTACGACATCCATCCGACGCCGGCGGGCCTGACCGTCGATTTCAGCGATGCCGTCGCTTCCCGTCAGGGCCGTCCCTCGGACAGCGGCGTGACCGTCGCGTCCCAGTCCGCCGACGGGACGCCGGCCGCCTCCGAAGCGACGCGGCTGTCGCCTCAGGGCGAATCCGCCGCGAAGGAATCGTCCGCGTCCGCCTCGCCGAGCCACCCGCCTTCCGACGAAGAGGCCTCCTCGCTGGGAGTGAACCTGGCCGCGCAGACCCCCGAGGGGGCGGCGAGCACCGGCCTCACTCCGGTCCAGATCCCCGCCGAGACCCCGGCGGAGGGAGCGGAGACTTCGGAGGGCTCCGGGACGGCCGCCGATCTGGTGCCGACGACGCCGGCGCCCAAGCCGCGGGCCCAGGTCCCGCGCGAGACGACGATCACCGGACCACAGAACCGGTTCTCGGCGCGCACCATCTCCGACACCGGCCAGAAATACACCGGCAAGAAAATCTCCCTCAACTTCAAGGATGCCGATCTCAAGGACGTCTTCCGGATCTTCCATGAGATCAGCGGCTACAACATCGTGCTGGATCCGAGCGTCTCCGGCAACGTGACGATCGTGCTGGAGAGCGTCCCGGAGGATCAGGCGCTCGACATCATCCTGAAGAACAACGGCCTGGACAAGATTTTCGAGAACAACGTCATCCGGATCGCCAGCACGCAGAAGCTGTCCCAGGAGGCGGCGGCGCGGAAGCAGCTGCAGGAGGCGAAGGAGCTCGAGGAGAACCCGGTGACCTTCACCCGCAGCCTGAGCTACGCCAAGGCGAAGGACGTGGTCCCCATCGTGAAGCGGATCATGTCGAAGCGGGGCGACGTCATCATGGACGATCGAACCAACACCCTGGTGATCAGCGACATCGCGGCGAAGCGGGACCCGATCAACCGGCTCATCGACTCGCTCGACGAGCAGACGCCGCAGGTCAGCATCGAGGCGCGGATCGTCGAGACCGACCGCGAGTTCGAGCGGGACCTCGGCATCACCTGGGGCGCGAACGCCCGCTGGGACCCGGCGCTCGGGACCCAGACGGGTCTCCAGTTCCCGCATACCGCCGACGTGAGCTATGACGTCACGCTCCCGGCCAAGGCGACGGCGGGCAGCCTCGGCGTGAGCTTCGGCAACGTCTTGAACAGCTTCACCCTGCAGGCCAAGCTGGACGCCTTTGAGCTGAACGGCGACGTGAAGATCCTCTCCGCGCCCCGGGTGGCGACCCAGAACAACCAGACGGCGATCATCGAGCAGGGCACGCAGATCCCCGTCGTCAACACCACCGCCACCGAGATCAACGTGGAGTTCATCTCCGCCTCCCTGCGCCTGGAAGTCACTCCTCAGATCACCAAAGAGGGCACCGTCATCATGATGGTGAAGGTGGACAACTCGTCGCCCGACTTCGTCAACCGGGTCGGGGACGTGCCGCCCATCATCACCGAGCGCGCCCAGACCCAGATCCTGGTCGAGGACGGCGGGACGGCGGTGATCGGCGGCATCTTTACCATCCGGGACTCGGTGTCGGAGACCGGCGTGCCGGGCCTGAAGCGGATCCCCGGCCTCGGCTGGCTCTTCAAGAACAAGTCGATGAACCGGAAGAACACCGAGCTGCTCATCTTTATCACGCCCCGCATCCTGAAGAAGGCCTAGGCCGCTGGAGGAGATGACATCATGCACGCGTCGAGAAAGAACAGCCTGCTGGCCTCGGTCCTGGCCCTCGTGGCCCTGGTGGCCGTCATCGCCTGCAACAGTGTATCGAACAACCCGGACCGATCGGACGTCCTGATCGAGGTGGTGTCCACGCCCCTGGTCTCCTCGGACCCGACGAACACGGCGGTGAGCGATTCGGCGAATATTACGGTCCAGTCGGTGCCGCGGAACCCCGGCGCGACGACGGTCTTCAACGACGTGACCTTCACCGACTACCGGGTGGAGTATTCGGCGCTGATGGCGCCCCTCAGCGGCGTCATCACGACGGGATTCCTGCCCGCCGGCGGCACCGCCACGCTGACGCTCATCGTCGTCCCCGGGGCCCTGAAGCAGGGCGGATGGGCGGGCAGCACCATCACCGCGCGCATCACCGTCCATGGGAAGGACGTGAGCGACCACGACGTGCAGTTCACGGCCACGACGGCGATCATGTTCACGACGGCGCCCGACACCGACAACGACGGCATTCCGGACGCCTCGGACAACTGCCCGCTCGTGTTCAACCCCAGCCAGCTCGACAACGACATCGACGGCATCGGCGACTGCTGCGACCCGAATACTCCAATTCCTCCGGGTTGCTCACCCTAGCCGTCTCAGGCGCGACGCATTCGGGGGGTTCCCGGGGAAAGAAACCGGGAACCCCCTTTTCTTTGGGAGCTTGCCGTTCGATGACGCCGGCCGCCGAGGTTTGACAGTCCCGGAAGGCTTTCCTAGAATGGCGGCTCTCCACGCTCGTGTCGCGGCGCGTTCCCGCCGAAGATCTGCAGGGTGCGGGAGGAGGCCTTTTTGGCCCGAATCGAAGAACTGAAATCGCGCTGGGAGCGCGAGCCGGCCTCGCGGACTTTCGTGCCGCTGGCCGAGGAATACCGCCGTCTCGGGCGCCTCGGCGATGCCGAAAGGGCCTGCCGGGAAGGCCTCCAGCGGCATCCCAACTATCACTCCGCCCGGGTCCTTCTGGGGCGCACGCTCCTGGAGCTGGATCGCCCGGAAGAAGCGGCGGAAGAGTTCCGCAAAGTGCTCCAATCGGAGCCGCAGAATCTGCTGGCGGGCAAGCTGCTCGCCGGAATCTACCGCAGTCAGGGACGCTGGGGGGACGCCCTGGAGACCTTCCGGCGTTTGCAGCTCTTCTATCCCGAGAACGCCGAGGTGCGCACCCAGGTCTATCAGCTGGAGCGGGGTCCTGAGAACCCCGATCCGGGATCGACGAGCTCTCCCGGAACGAGTCCGGCGACCGGAGACGCGCTGGCGACGAACACCCTCGCCGAAATCTATCTCCGGCAGGGTCTCGTCGACCGCGCCGTGGCGGTTTATGAGAACATGCTCCGGGCGGACCCGGACAACCGGGCGGTGCGGCGGCGGATCACGGAGATCCTCGGAGGGGACCCGGGCCGTCCCCGGCCGTCCCCTGCGTCTCTGCCCCGGACCGAGCCGCCGCTGGCGCCGGCGCCGCTCGCGGATCCCCGCCGCCGGGTGATCGAGGGGCTCCGGCATTGGTTGATTGGCATTCAAAAGGGGTGATATGTTTAAGGAAGTTCTCCAGGGTCTCGTGAGCCGAGTCGACGAGGCCCGAGGAGCGGCGATCGTCGGAGTTGACGGCATTCCGCTGGAGGAGCACGCGCGCGGCAGCTTGGATCTCGAGAAGTTCGCCGCCGAATGCACGACGCTGATCAAGAGCGCCGCCGAGACCGGCAAGGCCTTGGATCAGGGTACGGCGAGAGAAGTGGTCCTCCGGTGCGACGCCGCGCAGACGATCCTCCGATCGCTCTCGGGCGATTACTTCCTTTGTCTGGTCCTGGGGCCCGCTGCGCCGCTGGGCCGGGCCCGGTACGAGCTTCAGAAAGCCTGCAGCCGCCTGGAAGGCGAGCTCGGCTGAGACGATTCGCTCGGCAGCGCCCGCGTTCGCCACGATCCCCGATCTCCCGGTCCGCGCACCGGCACGGTCCGGGGCGCCCCGGGGCCCGCCGGAGGAGCCGTCCTTGGACAAGGAAATCCTGGAACTGATCGAGTTTATCTCCCAGAGCAATTTCATCGAGTTCGAGCTGGAGCGGGAAGGGTTCAAGATCCGCCTGGTCAAATCGGGGGGCCGCGCGGCTGTCCCGCCGGGCGTTCCGGCGCCGATGGCCCTCCCGGCCGCCGACCATCCGGTCGCCGCTCCGGCGATCGAGGCGGCGCCCGCGGCCCAACCCGCGCCGCGCTTCCACGAAATCAAGTCCCCCCTGGTCGGGACGTTCTACCGCTCACCGAGCCCCGAGGCGCCGGCGTTCACCGATCGGGGCAAGCCGGTGAAGGCGGGACAGGTCCTGTGCATCGTCGAAGCGATGAAGCTCATGAACGAGATCGAGTCCGACATGGACGGCGTGATGGAGGAGATCCTCGTCTCCAACGGCCAGCCCGTCGAGTACGGCGAGGTGCTCTTCCGGATTCGTCCGACCTCGCCGGCGGACTGAGCCGTGTTCAAGAAGATCCTCATCGCGAATCGCGGGGAGATCGCCCTCCGGATCCTCTGGGCCTGCCGCGAGCTCGGAATCGCCACGGTGGCGGTCCACTCCGAGGCCGATTCGGAATCGCTCCACGTGAAATTCGCCGATGAGGACGTCTGCATCGGCCCGGCGCGCAACAGCGAGAGCTATCTGAACATCAGCAGCATCATCGCGGCGGCCGAGATTACCGACGCCGACGCGATCCACCCCGGATACGGGTTCCTGGCGGAGAACGCGCACTTCGCCGAGGTCTGCGAGGCCTGCAAGATCAAGTTCATCGGCCCGTCTCCCGCGGTGATCCGGCAGATGGGCGACAAGGCGAAGGCGCGCGAGCTCATGGAGAAGGCGGGTGTTCCCTGCGTCCCGGGGAGCAAGGGGCTCCTCCGGAGCGAGCAGGAAGCGGTCACCCTGGCCCGCAAGATCGGCTACCCGATCATCGTGAAAGCCTCGGCCGGAGGGGGAGGCCGCGGCATGCGGATCGCCCGGAGCGAGGACGAGATCCGGACGGCCGTCCAAACCGCCATGAATGAGGCTAAGAAGGCGTTCGACGTCGCGGACGTCTACCTGGAGAAATACATCGAAGATCCGCGGCACGTGGAATTCCAGATCCTGGGCGACGAGCACGGCAACGTGGTCCACCTGGGGGAGCGGGAATGCTCGATCCAGCGCCGGCACCAGAAGCTGGTCGAGGAATCGCCCTCGACGGCGCTGAACCCGAAGCTCCGCCGGAAGATGGCCGACGCGGCCCTCGCCGGCGCGCGCGCCGTCAATTACCAGAACGCCGGGACGATCGAATTCCTGCTCGGGCCCGACGGCAGGTTCTTCTTCATCGAGATGAACACCAGGATTCAGGTGGAGCATCCGGTGACGGAAATGGTGACCGGCATCGATCTCATCAAGGAGCAGATCCGGATCGCCGCGGGCGCGCCTTTGGGTTACGGACAGGACGACATCCAGTTCACCGGGCACTCCATCGAATGCCGCGTGAACGCCGAGGACTCCGAGAGCTTCGTGCCTTCGCCCGGCCGGATCACGACGTTCCAGATGTCCGGGGGGCCGGGCGTGCGTGTCGACACCGCGGCGCACGCGGACTGCGTCATCTCCCCCTATTACGATTCGCTGGTGGCGAAGGTCATCACCCGGGGGAACAGCCGGCAGGAAGCGGTGTCGCGCATGCGGCGGCTGTTGGACCTGATGGTCATCGAAGGGATCAAGACCACCATCCCGCTGTTGCGCCGGATTATGGTCGATGCGCAGTTCATCGAAGGCAAGATCTCGACCCATTACCTGGAAAGGCTCCTCGCCCAGGGCAAGTCGGCCGCCGCCAACTCCTGAAGGAATCTCCCATGGCCCGCACCGCGGCCGGACAGGTGTATCTCGTCGGATTCATGGGGGCGGGAAAGACCACAGCCGGACGCCATTTGTCATCTCTTCTGGGCTGGGAATTCGCCGATCTGGACGAGATGATCTGCCTGGGCGAGGGAAGGAGCATCCCCGAGATATTCCGCGAGAAAGGCGAGCCTCATTTCCGGCTTAGGGAGCGCGAGGCGCTGATCGCCGTCACGGCGATCCCGCGCCTGGTCGTGGCGACCGGAGGAGGAACCTACGTCGCGGAAGAGAACCGGAACCTGGTGGAAGCCGCCGGATGGAGCGTCTGGCTCCAGGTCTCTCTCGCCGAGGCCCTGCGGCGCGCGGCGGGCGGCGAAGCGCGGCCCCTGATGGCCTCCCGCGCGGAGGTGGAGGGACTCTTCCGCTTTCGCCAGGAGTTCTACCGGTGCGCCCGCCTCCGCATCGACACCGAGCGCCTGCCGCCCGGGAAGGTGGCTCCGGCGATCCTTGAAAGCCTTCTCGAAAGCGGCTTCCAGCCCGCGTAGGTCCGCGCCGATGCGAACCGTGATTTTCAGCGATCTTCATTCCAACCTGGAAGCGACCCGGGCGGTTCTGGCGTCGGCGCGCTCGCACTCGTTCGACGCGGCCGTGGTGCTCGGCGATCTGGTCGGATACGGCGCCAGCCCCGCGGAAGTGATCGAGGCCGTCCGGGAGTTGAATCCGGTCGCGCTCGTCCGCGGAAACCACGACAAGGTCGTGGCGGGAATCGACGACGGGGAGGGTTTCAACCCGGTGGCCCTTGAATCGGCGCGGATCAACCGGGGCCTGCTGCGGCCCGGGCAGCGGGAGTTCCTCACGGCGATGCCTCGGGGCCCCTTCCCGGTCGGAGGCGGGTTCTGGATCGCGCACGGCAGCCCCGCCGATGAGGACGAGTACCTCGTGGAGGAGAGGCAGGCGGCCTGGATTTTCGAGCAGAGCGATTTCCGGATCTGTTTCTTCGGGCACACGCATGTCGCCGGCGCCTTCGTCCTCAAGGAGGGGCGCGTCGAGCGTTTTCTTCCGCGGGGGGCGCAGACCACCTTGCTCTTGAAGCCGGAGGCGCGCTACTTGATCAATCCCGGATCGGTGGGACAGCCGCGCGACGAAGACCCGCGGGCGTCCTACGCGATCTACGACGAGGCGGCGGGAGAGACCGTCTTTCACCGGGTGGATTACCCGATCCCGAGCGCCCAGGAGCGCATGCGGCGGCTGGGGCTCCCTTCGGTGCTGGCCGAGAGGCTGGCGTGGGGAGTCTGAATCAGCCGACCCACCAGCCGCACGCGAACATCGCCATCAGAAGCCCGGAGAGCGGCAGGCAGAGGCCGAGGTAGGCGAGCAGGAAGCCGGGTCGACGCCGGGAGGCCTCTCCCGCCAGGACGTGGAAGGGGAACGCCGCCAGCGACAAGCGGCTGAAGGACCAGAGCGTCGAGCCGAGAGGGACCAGTACCGAAAGCAGCGCGTGAGTCGCCCAGGAACGCGGGAAGCGCCACAAGAGGACCGGCAGCGCCGAAAGAAACAGAAGCGCCGCGACGAGCTCGAGGAGCGAGTTGTGAGCGCCGTGCAGCTGGGGCGGCTGCTCGAAGAACCGCTGGAAGGCGCGCCAGGGGCCTGACCACGCTCCGCGCCAGCGCTCCTGTCGATGGGCCCAGGCAAGGGGATCGCCGAACTTGCGGGCGCAATAGAAACTGAACGACCCCAGACCGGCCGGAAATCCCCAAAGCGAGCCCCACCCCTTCCACCCTCCATGATTCTCGAGGACTTCCCACGCCAGGGGAACCGCCACGAGGAACCCCGCGGGACGGCACAGCGCGCACAGGAATCCCAGGACCAGAACGGCCTCCCAGCGGCGGCGCCGCGCCGCGAGGAAGCATCCCAGCAGGAGAGCGAGAAACAGGGACTCGCTGTAGACGGCGGAGAGGAAGAGCGACGTCGGAAAAGCGAGGAGTCCCCAGAGAGATGCGTTCGCCGCCTCTTCGCCGAAGCGGTCCGCCGCGAGGCGATGGAGAAGGGTCAGCGCGCCCAGCAGCGAGAGGTTCGAGATGAGCACTCCCGCGAGCACCGGGTCCAGGCCGAGGGCCGACAAGGAGCGGATCAGAAGAGGGTAGAGGGGAAAGAAGCCGGCGGTGTCCGCCGCCACGTAACGCCCGGCATAGCGCGACAGCGGCTCGGCCCCGACGTATCCCTGGTCGGCGACGTAGAGGTACCATTCCGCATCCCAGCGCGCCCAGATTTCCAGGGGAAGCGCCCGGGGATCATGGGCCACCAGGTTGCCCGGCATCCTCTCCCGGACCGATCCCATCAGCCCCAGAGCCAGGACTCCCACGACCAGCAGCGCGGCCCGGGTGACCGCGAAAGGGAAGAAGATCCGGCGCAGCCATTCCGAAAGGCTCACTTCCCCCCCGAGACCGTCGGCGCCAGCAGGGCGGGAGAGCCCCGGCGCCGGCCGAGCGCGAGACGGGCCCGGTCGAGGGTCAGCGACAGCGGGATCGCCGACAGCGCCACGGGAACCATGAGAAAGCGGTTTCCATAGTGACTGGTGGCCCACCAGCGGTAGGTGCTGAAAAGGAGGAAGGTGAATTCGCAGAGGCAGAGCACCAGCAGCCCTTCCCAGGGACGGCGGCGCAGGAGGATGAAGAAGCCCGGGACCGCCAGGAGCAGGGCCGGCGAGGTGGGAAGCAGCCCCGTCCGGGCGGAGAAAAGCTGTCCCCGGACGCCCTCGGAGATCGGCAGATCGAAGAACCCCCGGTGGGAGACGGTGACGGCCTCTCCATGGGCCAGCACCAGGGTCCGATCGTAACCGGTGGTCGTCGGCGATCCGAACATCAAGGAGTTGATCAAGGCCAGCAGGAGCAGGGGGGGGAGGGCCCCCACCGCCAGCCGGAGCGCCGGTCTGCGATCGTGCCGGCAGCAGGCGAACGCCGCCACGATCAGCAGTGCGAAGAGATTCGTGATCTTGGCGAGAACCGCCATCCCGAGGAAAAGCCCCCCGCCCAGGGGGCGTTCCCGCAGAACGAGTAAAAGGCCGCCGAGGAAGAGCAAGGCGGCGAACAGGTCGGGCGAATAGTTGTAGACGTAGGCCCGAACGAAGGTTCCCGCGAGCAAGGTCGTGGTCGAAAGGGTGGCGAGGCAAGGTGTCACGTGCCGGCGGCAGAGCGCCCAGATCACTCCGGCCAGGCATCCCACGACGAGCAGGTTGAACAGAAGAAAGCCGGCGATCCCCAGGCCGGCGTAGAAGGGGACCGACAGCGCCGACATGAGAATCGGATGCTTCGGATACCACTCGCCGTGCAGGCCGAGGGCGACCTGCTTCTGGTGGACCTCGAGGCCTCCCTTGAGCTGGTTCTTGAGATCGAGATCCCCGTCGACGAGGAGGGAGACGGCAGCGGAGGCGTAGTAGGGGCAATCGCCGATGAGGAAGGAGCCCGAGCGAATCTCCCTTCCCCAAAGGGAAAGGAAGATCCCCGCCGCCACCATGAGATAGAGCAAAGGCAGCCCCCACCCCCCCCCGCAGCGCCCGAAAAGGCTTCCGGAGACGGTTTTTTTCGGCTCCAAAGCTCCCTCCTGTGGGTTTAAGGCCGACGGCACAAGAATATAGAATTAGTGATAAATATTGTCAATTAATAGATAAATCATATGCAATTATCTTGTATTGACTTGACAAAAATTGTTCCTGAACACTATATTAAGCGAGGCTCATAAGTTGCGTAACTTACACCCATGGAATGGGTTAGAAATCTTGACCACGACGTCACCCGGCACCGCACTCCCGTCTTCAGAATATTCCCGAGGGCTAACCCGATGGCGGTAAAGCTCGGCGAGATGCTGATCAAAGCGAATCTGCTGACTCCCAAAAAGCTCCAGGAAGCGCTGGAGTACCAGAAGACGAACGGCGGCAAGCTGGGTTTCAACCTGGTCAAGCTCGGTCTGGTCAGGGAAGAAGACATCACGCGCGTGCTGTCCCAGCAGCACGGCGTTCCCGCCATCAACCTCCGCACCATGGAGCTGGACGAAGTCGTCGTCAAGCTCATCCCGTCCGAAGTGGCCCAGAAGTACCTGATCCTGCCGATCTCGCGCAACGGCGCCACCCTTACCGTGGCCATGGTGGATCCGACGAACGTCTTCGCCATGGACGACATCAAGTTCATGACCGGCTACAACGTCGAGCCGGTCGTGGCCTCGGAAGTGGCCATCAAGGAGGCGATCGATCGGTACTACGGCTCGATCCATGCACTGGAGCTCAAGAAGGTCATGGACGAGATGGCGGAGACGGACGACCCCGCCGCGCTCGAGGTCCTCGAGGACAGCGACGACGTCGATCTGGCGAAGCTGGAGGCCTCGACGGAGGAAGCGCCCGTCGTGCGCTTGGTGAACCTCATTCTCACCGACTCGATCAAGCGGGGGGCCTCGGACATCCACGTGGAGCCCTATGAAAAGGACTTCCGGGTCCGGTTCCGGATCGACGGCGTGCTCTACGAGATCATGAATCCTCCCATGAAGCTGAAGGACGCGATCACCTCCCGGCTGAAGATCATGGCCAAGCTGGACATCTCCGAGAAGCGCCTTCCGCAGGACGGCCGGATCAAGATCAAGATGAAGCTCCAGGGGAAGAACAAGGAGATGGACTATCGCGTCTCCGTCCTGCCCACCCTGTTCGGCGAGAAGATCGTGCTGCGGCTGCTGGACAAGGAAAACCTGATGCTGGACATGACCCGCCTGGGGTTCGAGGAGGAGTCGCTCGGCAAGTTCGAGAAGGCGATCTTCAAGCCCTACGGGATGGTCCTGGTCACCGGGCCGACGGGCTCGGGAAAGACGAACACCCTGTATTCCTCGATCAGCCGGGTGAACACGCCCGAGACGAACATCATGACGGCGGAGGATCCCGTGGAGTTCAACCTTCACGGGATCAACCAGGTGCAGATGAAGGAGCAGATCGGCCTGAATTTCGCCGCCGCGCTGCGGTCCTTTCTGCGCCAGGATCCGAACATCATCCTGGTCGGAGAGATCCGCGACTTCGAGACGGCCGAGATCGCCGTCAAAGCCGCGCTCACCGGGCACCTCGTCCTCTCCACGCTCCACACCAACGACGCCCCCTCCACGATCAACCGGCTGATGAACATGGGAATCGAGCCCTACCTGGTGGCCACCTCCGTGCACCTCATCTGCGCGCAGCGCCTGGTGCGCCGGTTGTGCAAGGAGTGCAAGGAGGAGATTCACATGCCGCAGCAGGCGCTGGCCGACATCGGGTACACGCCCGAGGAAGCGGCTAAGGTGAAGCTCTACAAAGGGCGCGGCTGCCCCGTGTGCAACAACACCGGCTACAAGGGCCGGGTCGGCTTGTACGAGGTCATGGAGATCTCCGATGAGATCCGCGAGATGATCCTCTGCGGAGCTTCCTCATTGGAGCTGAAGAACAAGGCGCTCGAGCAGGGAATGATCTCGTTGCGCAAGAGCGGCCTGCGAAAAATCCGGGATGGGCTGACCACCGTCGAGGAGGTCGTCCGGGAAACGGTGCTCTAGCGCCGTCGGAACGGGGGTCCGCCCCCAGGAGGAGAACGAACCATGTCCGTGACGCTCCATCAGCTTCTGAAGACCCTGGTCGAACAGGGCGGAACCGACCTGCATCTGACCACGAATTCTCCGCCTCAGATTCGGGTGGATGGAAAGCTGGTGCCCCTGCAGCTGCCCCCGCTCACGGCGCCCGAGACGAAGCAGCTCACCTACTCGGTGCTGACCGATCAACAGAAGCACCGCTTCGAGGAGAACATGGAGCTCGACTTCTCCTTCGGCGTGCGGGGCCTGGCGCGGTTCCGCGCCAACTTCTTCAACCAGCGGGGCGCCGTCGCCGCCGCCTTCCGTGCCATTCCCTGGGAGATCAAGGGATTTGACGAGCTTGGGCTTCCGGACGTCCTCAAGAAGCTGTGCGAGAAGCCCCGCGGCCTGGTCCTCGTCACCGGCCCGACGGGTTCCGGAAAATCCACGACGCTGGCGGCGATGATCGACAAGGTCAACAACGAGCGCTCCGAGCATATCGTCACGATCGAGGATCCCGTGGAGTACCTCCACTCCCACAAGCGTTGCATCGTGAACCAGCGGGAGCTGTTCGCCGACACCCACTCCTTCCCGAACGCGCTCCGCTCGGTGCTGCGCCAGGACCCGGACGTCGTCCTGATCGGTGAGATGCGTGACCTGGAGACGATCGAATCCGCTCTTCGCATCGCCGAAACCGGCCACCTCACGTTCGCCACCCTGCACACGAACTCCGCGGTGCAGACGATCAACCGAATCATCGACGTCTTCCCGGCGCACCAGCAGGCGCAGATCCGCGCGCAGCTCTCCTTCGTGCTGGAGGGAATCCTCTGCCAGTCCCTGCTCCCCAAGGCGAACGGCAAGGGGCGCGCCTTGACGATGGAGATCCTGGTTCCGAACTCCGCGATCCGGAACCTGATCCGCGAGGACAAGGTCCACCAGATCTACTCCATGATGCAGACCGGGCAGCTTCTCTACGGCATGCAGACCTTCAACCAGTCGCTGGCGACCCTCTATTTCAAGAAGCAAATCTCCCTGTCGACGGCTCTGTCTCGATCCTCCAACCCCGACGAGCTCCAAGAGATGATCAACCGGGGAGCCGGTCTGATCTACAACTCGCCGCCGGCCGGTACAGGCAGGCTGGCACGCAAATAGGCGAAAGCAAGGAGAGAAGCGATGCCAAGTTATTCGTGGAAGGGCAAGGGCAAAGGGGGAAAGGTCCAGCAGGGCGTCATCGCCGCCGACAGCAAAGAGTCGGTCGTCGCCTTGCTGCGCAAGCAGCAGATTCTGGTGACGGCGGTTACGGAGAAGGGCAAGGAGATCGCGCTCCCGAAGATGGGCGGCGGCGTGAAGCAGAAAGAGATCGCCATCTTCACGCGCCAGTTCTCGGTCATGATCGACGCGGGACTCCCGCTGGTGCAGTGTCTCGAGATCCTGGGCAGCCAGCAGAAGAACCGGGTCTTCCAGAAGGTCCTGTTCGAGGTCCGTCAGGACGTCGAGTCCGGAGCGACCCTGGCGGATTCCCTCCGCAAGCACCCCAAGGTCTTCAACGATCTCTTTTGCAACATGATCGCCGCGGGAGAAGCCGGCGGCATCCTGGACACGATCCTGCAGCGGATGTCCACGTACATCGAAAAGCGGGTCAAGCTGCAGGCGGCGGTCCGCTCCGCGATGATCTATCCGGCCGCCGTCGTCACCATCGCGGTCGGCGTCGTGATCGTCATCTTGTGGAAGGTCATCCCCACCTTCGCGG from Candidatus Polarisedimenticolia bacterium encodes:
- the accC gene encoding acetyl-CoA carboxylase biotin carboxylase subunit, which codes for MFKKILIANRGEIALRILWACRELGIATVAVHSEADSESLHVKFADEDVCIGPARNSESYLNISSIIAAAEITDADAIHPGYGFLAENAHFAEVCEACKIKFIGPSPAVIRQMGDKAKARELMEKAGVPCVPGSKGLLRSEQEAVTLARKIGYPIIVKASAGGGGRGMRIARSEDEIRTAVQTAMNEAKKAFDVADVYLEKYIEDPRHVEFQILGDEHGNVVHLGERECSIQRRHQKLVEESPSTALNPKLRRKMADAALAGARAVNYQNAGTIEFLLGPDGRFFFIEMNTRIQVEHPVTEMVTGIDLIKEQIRIAAGAPLGYGQDDIQFTGHSIECRVNAEDSESFVPSPGRITTFQMSGGPGVRVDTAAHADCVISPYYDSLVAKVITRGNSRQEAVSRMRRLLDLMVIEGIKTTIPLLRRIMVDAQFIEGKISTHYLERLLAQGKSAAANS
- a CDS encoding roadblock/LC7 domain-containing protein; protein product: MFKEVLQGLVSRVDEARGAAIVGVDGIPLEEHARGSLDLEKFAAECTTLIKSAAETGKALDQGTAREVVLRCDAAQTILRSLSGDYFLCLVLGPAAPLGRARYELQKACSRLEGELG
- a CDS encoding tetratricopeptide repeat protein, whose product is MARIEELKSRWEREPASRTFVPLAEEYRRLGRLGDAERACREGLQRHPNYHSARVLLGRTLLELDRPEEAAEEFRKVLQSEPQNLLAGKLLAGIYRSQGRWGDALETFRRLQLFYPENAEVRTQVYQLERGPENPDPGSTSSPGTSPATGDALATNTLAEIYLRQGLVDRAVAVYENMLRADPDNRAVRRRITEILGGDPGRPRPSPASLPRTEPPLAPAPLADPRRRVIEGLRHWLIGIQKG
- the accB gene encoding acetyl-CoA carboxylase biotin carboxyl carrier protein produces the protein MDKEILELIEFISQSNFIEFELEREGFKIRLVKSGGRAAVPPGVPAPMALPAADHPVAAPAIEAAPAAQPAPRFHEIKSPLVGTFYRSPSPEAPAFTDRGKPVKAGQVLCIVEAMKLMNEIESDMDGVMEEILVSNGQPVEYGEVLFRIRPTSPAD
- a CDS encoding shikimate kinase, whose translation is MARTAAGQVYLVGFMGAGKTTAGRHLSSLLGWEFADLDEMICLGEGRSIPEIFREKGEPHFRLREREALIAVTAIPRLVVATGGGTYVAEENRNLVEAAGWSVWLQVSLAEALRRAAGGEARPLMASRAEVEGLFRFRQEFYRCARLRIDTERLPPGKVAPAILESLLESGFQPA
- a CDS encoding thrombospondin type 3 repeat-containing protein — its product is MHASRKNSLLASVLALVALVAVIACNSVSNNPDRSDVLIEVVSTPLVSSDPTNTAVSDSANITVQSVPRNPGATTVFNDVTFTDYRVEYSALMAPLSGVITTGFLPAGGTATLTLIVVPGALKQGGWAGSTITARITVHGKDVSDHDVQFTATTAIMFTTAPDTDNDGIPDASDNCPLVFNPSQLDNDIDGIGDCCDPNTPIPPGCSP
- the pilQ gene encoding type IV pilus secretin PilQ, with product MSSWKIAALLALLAVAAGCTANPRVSEPAQQVQPMPSSVTIGSVEQASNDGSTRLTLHGNFPFSYTSYEPDCSTLVLELLDVDAAAIEGVTKVDSPEVESVETSVHGEGLEGGKVSQVTVHFKRPTIHELKMQGNDLIVELRADPAHPAFPESVVASAPALEPLEEAAPAGPTPEEQAALAKARPATALLSVVAKGPDSQRTVQLKTNGKVSYKAFELKNPERLVIDMEGIRSQVPPAQRSMQPKSDFLEKIRVAQFATAPQPVARVVFDMKSSRAYDIHPTPAGLTVDFSDAVASRQGRPSDSGVTVASQSADGTPAASEATRLSPQGESAAKESSASASPSHPPSDEEASSLGVNLAAQTPEGAASTGLTPVQIPAETPAEGAETSEGSGTAADLVPTTPAPKPRAQVPRETTITGPQNRFSARTISDTGQKYTGKKISLNFKDADLKDVFRIFHEISGYNIVLDPSVSGNVTIVLESVPEDQALDIILKNNGLDKIFENNVIRIASTQKLSQEAAARKQLQEAKELEENPVTFTRSLSYAKAKDVVPIVKRIMSKRGDVIMDDRTNTLVISDIAAKRDPINRLIDSLDEQTPQVSIEARIVETDREFERDLGITWGANARWDPALGTQTGLQFPHTADVSYDVTLPAKATAGSLGVSFGNVLNSFTLQAKLDAFELNGDVKILSAPRVATQNNQTAIIEQGTQIPVVNTTATEINVEFISASLRLEVTPQITKEGTVIMMVKVDNSSPDFVNRVGDVPPIITERAQTQILVEDGGTAVIGGIFTIRDSVSETGVPGLKRIPGLGWLFKNKSMNRKNTELLIFITPRILKKA